CTCGACGAGCGTGTCGATGTTCCTGAACTCGTGGAAGTACTCGGTGAGGGTGTCGACCATCGTGCCGCGCACGCCGTGGAACTTCTCGACGGCGGACACGAGAGGCGAGAAGCGGTCGGGGATGGCCACCTTCCTTGCCGTATCCGCGATGTTGGCCCGCAGCGCATCGGAGTCGGGTATCGGATCCCTCATGGCGTTCCCTGCGAATCCCCGGGCACTCCACCCGGACCTGCCGGCGTCCGGGGCCTCCGGCCGGCGGGTCGTGCGAGGCTATAGCCCGCCGTCCTCCACCGAGTCAAGCCATGCCGCGACCGGGCCGATCGTCGCCCCCACGGCGCCGTCCGCGAACGGGTTCCGCAGCCCCGTGGCGGACAGGAGCTCCGTGAACGAGCGGCTGCCGCCCCGGTCGCAGAGCCCCGTGTAGGCTTCCATGGCCAGGTCGCGTGCGGCACGGGCCCTTCCCCAGAACTCGAACGCGCACACCTGGGCGAGCGTGTAGTCGATGTAGTAGAAGGGATCCTCGAAGATGTGGCCCTGCCTGAACCAGAAGCCCCCGTCCTCGAGGAAGCCGTCGCCGTCGTAGTCGCGCCAGGGCAGATACCTGCGCTCGACACCCCTCCAGGCCGCCCGCCTCTCGGACGGCGAGGCCGACGGATTGCCGTAGACCCAGTGCTGGAACTCGTCCACGGCGGCGCCGTAGGGGATGAACAGGACCGCGCCTTCGATATGCGAGAACCTGTACTTGTCGGCGTCCCCCCCGAAGAACCTGTCCATCCAGGGCCAGGCCAGGAACTCCATGCTCATGGAGTGTATCTCGCATGCCTCGAGGGTGGGCGAAAGGTACTCGGGCACCTCGAATCCCCTCGAACGGTATGCCTGGAAGGCGTGTCCGGCCTCGTGCGTCAGCACGTCCACGTCGCCGCTCGTCCCGTTGAAGTTGGAGAAGATGAAGGGCGCCTCCTCCCTTGCGATATAGGAGCAGTATCCCCCCCCGGCCTTGCCGCTCCGTGTCTCGAGGTCCATCAGCTCCCTCTCGACCATGCCGTCGAAGAACTCCTTCGTGGCGGGGGACATCTCGGAGAACAGCTCCCTGCCGCGGTCGAGTATCCACGAAGGACCTCCCCCGGGCACGGGATTGCCCGACGGGAATCCGAAGCTCTCGTCGAAGAACTTGAGGGACGGCAGGCCGATGCGCGCAGCCTGCCTGTTCCTCAGGGCCGCCGCCAGGGGCACGATCGTGCCGAGCACCTGTTCCCTGTAGCCTGCCACCATCGCGGCGTCGTAGTCGGACCTTCCCAGCCGCGCGTACGCCAGGGGGACGAAGCCCGGGAAGCCGAGTCTCCCGGCGATGCCGTCCCGGAGGTGCACGAGTCTGTCATAGATGCCGTCGAACTCCTCGATGTGGGTCGAGTAGAAGGAGCTGACCGCCTCGGCGGCGTCCCTCCTCACACCTCGATCCGTGGATTCGATGAAGGGGACCATCTGGGGAAGGTTGCGCACCTCGCCCATGAAGTCGATGCGGGCGCCCGCCTTGAGCTTGACATACTCGCTGCAGAGCCGGTTCTCGGCCTGGAGGTCGCCCAGCACCTCGGGGCTGAAGGTCGAGAGATGGAGCTCGGCGAGACGGAAGAGCTGAGGACCCCACCTGCGCTCCAGGTCGGGCCTGAACCGCGACGCGACGAGTGCGGCATAGAACCGGCTCTTGATACCGGCGTAGACGGGCATGAGCTCGTCGGCCGCGTCGTTCTCCGCGTCGTAGAAGGCATCGGCCGTGTCGATGGTGTGCCTGATCCGCCCGATGGCGACCATCGACTCGAACATGTTGCGCTCGAGGTTGATCTCTGCCATGAGCCCGTCCTGGACCCCCGCCGAGGATGCACCCGCGAACCGGGTCACCAGATCGTCCATCCTGGCTTCGAAGGCATCCCTGTCGGGTCTCCTGTACTCGAAGTCGACGAACCGCTTCATGCCCATCCTCCGTCTCCGCCAAGCCCGGCGGCAATGGATGATACTCGAAGCGCGGAAGCGGTCAACGCTCTTCTGTGGCAGACAGGACCCGGGAAAGCGTATCTTCCTTCTTCAGCTCTGGAGCAGGGAGGTCTCATGCCCGCACTGATGCTCTCCTTGGTCTGCGCGGCGGCTCTCGGAACTCCCGAGCTCCGCGCGGTGAGGGTCGAGGAAGCCCCCTCCGTGGACGGCCGCCTGGACGACGCCGTCTGGGCCTTCGCCGCACCGGTGTCCTGCCTCTTCACGCAGTACGATCCCGAGAACGGCGCTCCGATGTCCGTGGAGACCGGGATCTCCATCCTCTACGACGACGATGCGGTGTATTTCGGCTTCGAGCTCTCGGATCCCGATCCCGCGGGGATGATGGAGGCGCTCTGCCCGAGGGACGATTACGCCACGGGCGAGTGGATAGCGATCCTGCTGGACACATGGGGCGACGGCCGCGAGGCGTCGAGCTTCGAGGTCAGCCTTGCCAACTCCCAGCTCGACTCCAGGATCAGCCCGTTCGGCTACTGGGACTACAGCTGGGATGCGGTGTGGAAGAGCGGCACGAGCCGCACCGCGGACGGCTGGTCGGCGGAGATCGCCATCCCCTTCAGCTGCCTGCGCTTCTCCGGGTCGGAAGGGGAGCAGCCCTGGACCGTCAATTTCCAGCGGATCAGGGGCGCGACCAGGGAGAACGGCTGGTTCGTGCTGTCCGATACCCAGCAGATGGCCAGGCTCGAGACATTCGCCCCGATATGCGGCATCTCGGGGGTGGACCGTTCGCTGGGCATCGAATTCCGCCCGTACGGGTCGGCGAGGCTGCTCAGAACTGTGGAGGCGGACTCCTGGGACTCCGATCCGGATGCCGGCCTGGACGTCAAGGTCGGTATATCCAGCGGGGTCGCGCTCGATCTCACGGTTCTCCCCGACTTCGGACAGGTCGAGGCCGACGAGGCGGAGATGAACCTCTCGCACTTCGAGCTCTTCCTCGACGAGCGCAGGCCGTTCTTCATGGAGTCGGAGGACATCTTCGAGATGCCGTTCGAGATGTTCTACTCGAGGCGGATAGGGGCTGCCGCCCCGAACGGCGAGGTCACACCGATAGCCGGCGGGTTCAAGCTTTCCGGCAACCTCGGCGGCGGGTACAGGTTCGGCTTCCTGGATGCGGTCACCTCGTCGGTGTCGGAGGATTCCGTCACCATCGAGCCTGCGGCCAACTACTCGATCCTGCGGGCGATGCGCGAATCCGGCTCCTACGACTACATAGGCGTGGCTGCGGTTGACCGGTATTCGTGGGCCCAGGACGGCATACCGGCCTGCGAGAGCCGGGCATTCGCCGTGGACGGCAGCATCCTGATCCCCGGCAACCATCTCCTGCACGGGGAGGTCGCGGGCTCCTCGGGCACCGGTCTCGAGGGCGACGCGGCTTACGAGATCTCGTTGAGCAGGGTGAGGAGCAACTTCACGTACGACGGCGGCTTCTCGTACGTCGGAGAGGACT
This DNA window, taken from Candidatus Fermentibacter sp., encodes the following:
- a CDS encoding M3 family oligoendopeptidase, with product MKRFVDFEYRRPDRDAFEARMDDLVTRFAGASSAGVQDGLMAEINLERNMFESMVAIGRIRHTIDTADAFYDAENDAADELMPVYAGIKSRFYAALVASRFRPDLERRWGPQLFRLAELHLSTFSPEVLGDLQAENRLCSEYVKLKAGARIDFMGEVRNLPQMVPFIESTDRGVRRDAAEAVSSFYSTHIEEFDGIYDRLVHLRDGIAGRLGFPGFVPLAYARLGRSDYDAAMVAGYREQVLGTIVPLAAALRNRQAARIGLPSLKFFDESFGFPSGNPVPGGGPSWILDRGRELFSEMSPATKEFFDGMVERELMDLETRSGKAGGGYCSYIAREEAPFIFSNFNGTSGDVDVLTHEAGHAFQAYRSRGFEVPEYLSPTLEACEIHSMSMEFLAWPWMDRFFGGDADKYRFSHIEGAVLFIPYGAAVDEFQHWVYGNPSASPSERRAAWRGVERRYLPWRDYDGDGFLEDGGFWFRQGHIFEDPFYYIDYTLAQVCAFEFWGRARAARDLAMEAYTGLCDRGGSRSFTELLSATGLRNPFADGAVGATIGPVAAWLDSVEDGGL
- a CDS encoding DUF5916 domain-containing protein, which codes for MPALMLSLVCAAALGTPELRAVRVEEAPSVDGRLDDAVWAFAAPVSCLFTQYDPENGAPMSVETGISILYDDDAVYFGFELSDPDPAGMMEALCPRDDYATGEWIAILLDTWGDGREASSFEVSLANSQLDSRISPFGYWDYSWDAVWKSGTSRTADGWSAEIAIPFSCLRFSGSEGEQPWTVNFQRIRGATRENGWFVLSDTQQMARLETFAPICGISGVDRSLGIEFRPYGSARLLRTVEADSWDSDPDAGLDVKVGISSGVALDLTVLPDFGQVEADEAEMNLSHFELFLDERRPFFMESEDIFEMPFEMFYSRRIGAAAPNGEVTPIAGGFKLSGNLGGGYRFGFLDAVTSSVSEDSVTIEPAANYSILRAMRESGSYDYIGVAAVDRYSWAQDGIPACESRAFAVDGSILIPGNHLLHGEVAGSSGTGLEGDAAYEISLSRVRSNFTYDGGFSYVGEDFDVNGTGFTTQTGYWDGWASAYRSLTPGGFFSRAGYGLSAYYAELDSGEIISRNISADVDASLPGGASFGAGAGLDGGTFDQYEGPSGRWYDGNASVYAYAGTGRFLGMSLFADAGTGGYCNGGSYADCGLHYSIRPSEPLVLSLEGDWYRTEGADRYNWEAGEWDVRDTDWRSLVFRAGYMFGPDMDVRLFSQLSEFESDFALTGETESGELTANMLFSWRYRPGSMLYLLGENRYDEEDDGGFGSPDLGIFAKLTWFLPV